CTTCATACCCGTGTTGTGATTTAGTGTTTATGCATTTTGcatattaatgcattttacCTTCAGCTTGTGTTAATTAAACACGGATCTGCTCTTTTGACACACAGATGACAGTGACGATGATGTAAAGGTTGTGAAGAAGAAGGGCCGGCAGGTGCGTCAGGCTGCTACTAAAGCTGCGTCCaaacagagggagattcttctTGGGGATGGAGGAAGTGAGGATgaagagggagaggaagaggaggaggaagatgaCAGTGACGTTTACACTGGCGGTACAAACAGTATTATGTCAGAGTCAAACTATTTCAAGAACATTGACATTCCAATGTTAGCTAACCGTGAGATGCTTGATATTTTATACTTCACTCATCTGCTCATAGAGGACTCAGGCAGCGATGAAGACTTCATGgttgaggatgatgatgatgacagtGATTATGGCCGACCCAAACGGAAGATCTCAAAAGTGAGCAGGAGAAGCAAAGACAAGAAATCCCCTAAACCCAAGATAAGGGCTTCAGGTAAAGCTACCCATAATCCTACTGTCTGATTGTGTCTGCCAAAAAAGGTCTACTGTAATACTTTGGTAATTAATCAATTCCTGCTTTAATTAAGTACAAACTTCCTCTAGATACCTTTAACTGTCACAGTTACAGTAATTAAGTCAATTATCTTCTCCAGTGACCCGAGGGCCCAAAAAGAGGAGAGGAAAACGTCAGACGAAGGTGAAGAGGGTTGTGAAAAAGGCCTCACCTAAAGCAGAAAGTGAAGATAACGAGAGCAacaaggaggaggaggaagaggacgagGCGCAAGAGGAAGACAGGAAAGAGTCGCCCGCCCCCAAGAAGACACAGGATGACGAAAGCGGCGCCGAAGGGGAGGAAACCAATGACAACGGAGAAAAGGcagaggaggagaaggagaatGAGAATGAGAAAGAGGAAAAAGACGATGTTTCTGAGGAGGAAGCTCCATCAGGTGAAGACTGAGCTCTTTCACCTGCTGGTGAACGTCTGTTATCTGTTTTTCTTAATGAGGAGCAGTGGAATTTATTTCCCACAATACTCAAAGAGTGTTTTGGATGTTTGTTATGTCTCTCAGCTTGTAAATACCATATCTCTAAACGAAATCTGTAAAATATCATCAGACCTATTCTAAAACTGTACGGTTTGGCCTCATCCCAAAATGCGGTTTTTCATAGTAATATTTATCGCGTTTCGATTATAAGCTTTGCAACAAAACCAATTTGTTATAGTTGACCTTCAACGTATAACAAAGGATGAAAATGACTTGCCCAAAAAATACAGATTATACTGTAGGCTCTATACTTCCCTTAATGGGCACCTTCAAATTTTTCAAAATGCATTTGAAGAAAACCGCAACTGCTTGTTTACTCCCAAACAAACTAATTTTTGTGACTTTTAATGTACATGATCTCATCCCAGCTGCATTGACCGTTGAAAACACAGGCTTATAATGAACATATACGCTTGTTGTCATGAACTGCACTGGATTGTTGTGTCTGCAGTTCAGTCATGTGATTTCCTTGCTACATCAACTGTACGTTACATAGCTCTAGTACGCTACTTTCTCCCACTTTCCGTGCAGTTATTTCTTGATTCAGTCTAGTAAATCAGCCTTTTCCCGTCTGAGCATTTGAACTAAAATGACTTTTTCTATGGTTGTATTGAACCTCTTTCATGGTTGGCATGCTTTCATGTACGTGGTGCGAAGTACGTCGGTGGGCGGAGTCTCGGGCTCAGGATGAGTGATGTCAGACATGAGCTAGTGAACCTTTATTATTGACCTCTGTGATGCTTCATGTGTGCattttttaagaatattttgATGCTTATAGATGCCTTTTTAAATGCAGTCCGTTGAGCCATTAGAATGGTAACCACGAGCTGAATTCAGTGCACACCATCCATAGCTTTCTCAGCTTCATATGACTATTTTTATTGCGTGTATCTCCATCCTAATCTGTAGCCTTTCAGTCTATATCATAAtttatccaaaataaatgtttgttttaattaCGCTATTCTGATTTTTGTAAAATTTGTTTTACAaggaaaaataaattgtatctttAAAGAAAACAAGTAGTTGGTGAGCTGTTCTTCACTCTTTGTTTACAGCATTATCTTGTAGTTTTGTTGGACTGTAATGGAAAGACATCATATTAACTAACTTTCAGATTAACCCTCATGTGGTGTTCAAAACCCTATAACACCTCAGGTGTTCCTGGTCAAAAATGACTGGCCCATAAAaaatagcttataaatcaaTCATTATACCATATTTTCACCCAATCTTGGATTCTTGGAATCTTGGAATGTCAGATGGATAAATGTATATTAGATGCAGGTTAGGGTAGGATCAAATTTTTCTCTGTGGAAAAGAATGTGTGTAATACTCAAAGTTTGTGTGTtttaacgtgtgtgtgtctgggtaGTGTGTGTCTAAATGTATCGATACATGCACAGGTCTAAGGGCTCAATGTTTGCAAGCACATATGCTCATATGTGTACATGAGAATAATGAACATGCTCCTGAAAACTAAATTGTTCTGTTATTTTCAGTCTCTCCCATTCACTTTCAATGGTCGGCTATTGTGACCATTTTTGACCATGCCTACTCTCAGATAAACAAGGCCCACGATTAATCAGAtgcaaacagaaatataaaaccaGTCCTAATTGAAAGAGAACAAGTTGACAAAAAGATTGAATCCAAGATAGGGTGAAAATATGGTATatgagtgatttataagctattttttataggccgggtcatttttgaccgggaACACCACAAGTGTAACAAGGTAACAAAACtctcacaaaaaaaagaaaatttccttctttttttttttttcttttttttttgagatttagTTATACCCTTTGGGAAAAAAGTCACTAAGTTTCAGTCCAAAGTGCTAACATTAACTAGTATTTTCGGGGAAAATAAAATCTTCTGGTACAtttccttaaagctacactgtgtaactattttagtttattcttagctaaaacactAGTTTTCTTAAATTCTTAgctagttctttcaaaaatatatgtgctcattaatgtatatttacttctttcaagttataaagtattctcgtaagtttataatatgccaccatgttgcccctccctcttgaaagtacattagccaaagagggacatacccatgaATTCAAGCTTCGTCTTTCGAAAtcaacaaaatcagaattgagaggaacagaaactataaTTCACTGGATGATCATATatcttttcaccactagatgggggttTCAAACATGCATGCAATCAAAGCAATAGCTTGAGAGAAATACCACTTTGGATCTTTTGTTTTCATGTAAGATGCAGAGATCTTTCTGGAAGAGTTCAGCCAAGCAATGACACTTAAAGATGTGTtactttaatataattaataaatgtgtgt
This region of Pseudorasbora parva isolate DD20220531a chromosome 6, ASM2467924v1, whole genome shotgun sequence genomic DNA includes:
- the nucks1b gene encoding nuclear ubiquitous casein and cyclin-dependent kinase substrate 1b: MARPSRNKRVVDYAQFQESDDADEEYGKETERPEKTSVKRSDDSRTKDHKKDLSDDDNDYGEDEEEEDDGGDSDFDAKEASRGRQAPAKRKRAADDSDDDVKVVKKKGRQVRQAATKAASKQREILLGDGGSEDEEGEEEEEEDDSDVYTGEDSGSDEDFMVEDDDDDSDYGRPKRKISKVSRRSKDKKSPKPKIRASVTRGPKKRRGKRQTKVKRVVKKASPKAESEDNESNKEEEEEDEAQEEDRKESPAPKKTQDDESGAEGEETNDNGEKAEEEKENENEKEEKDDVSEEEAPSGED